TTATTTATACTTTTCTCCTCCATAACATCACCCCCTATATTTCTGTTCTCTTGTCTAACTATACCTCTTAGATTTGCAGGAACATGAACTATTCAATCGAAGTTTTATAAGCAACCTTTATATTTTTTAATCCTTCTATTACATTATTTATTCTTCTCGATAAATCTTTTATTTCCTCTACTGTCAATTCACCTTCTGCCTCTTGAGGGTTCAACATACTTAGCCTCTTTATTATACCTTCAATACGCCCAACAAAAACTATATTATGATCGACTGCAATTTCTCCTATGGCAGTATCCACTATAACATCTTCAATTTTTCCTAAATTATCAAATTCATCCGCTAGTTTTGCTATAGCATATCGATACCCTCTCTCTTCATCTAATAACTCTTCATACGCCTCCTGAATTGCATTAAATAATTCGTTATACTCCCAATTTTTCATACATCCTCCCTCCAAAAAAATCCCCACGCTTATGTGAAAATAATCTTTCAACACAAATATGAGGACTTCCTTATTTCATTACTATACTTTATACATTTTATGCGTTAGAATCTTCGTCTTTCACTTTATATACCCTATCTCTTTTCTCATCACTTTTGACAAAAATAAGCTTTCCTTCTTTAACAAAACCTTCTAATAGTAAGCATACTTGCCCGTATGCTTTAGGCTTATCAGTTGTGAATCTTTCATCTGATATTTTACCAGCTCGTATTAATTGTTCGCACAGCTCAAGTGCACTTATTTCTTCAGAATTAAGTAATTCTAAAATATCCTTTTGTAAGGGCGATAAAGGTACTGGTATCTCAGCTATCTCCACCTTTTCTTTTTCTTCTTCAAATAAATCTTCAAATGAAATTTGATTCATTACATCTTTTCCTTTCTAACAATTGGTTTATATAACATGAATTGAATCCTATAGGTACGAGAACTTTGAATATTAGCTATTGTTATGTAGTACTTACCTCATTACATGAATTTCAAACTCATGTACATCATTTCATATAGTATGTTTTGATTATACCAAATATACGTTCTGTCTTCTATTGTAGAATTCGTTATAATAAGAATGAAAGTAATTATGAACATTTATCTCGTTGTTATTTGCATAATTCCTGTAAAAAAATAGAAATAAAATCCGTAAATTTGTATAATAAAATTGAAAGAGTAAAATCTTAATATAGAAAGGTCTTGGTAACATGTTAGGTATTAATGTTGAAAAAACAAAAGACGAACTAATTATTTCATGGCAATTCTCTAAAATTCATATTCCATTATGTGAAATCACTGAGGTAACTGAAGATAATACATATGCTGGTGTTGAAGAAAAAAGCGCAATCCGAATTGGAACAGCATATGGTACAACTGATCGTATTTTAATTAAGACAGTAAAGCAAAATTATTTATTATTCACTACTAATAGAGTATCCATTTTAAATAAAATAAAAGCTTAATTGTTTTTCTTCATATATTTAAATGTTAAACACCTACATTCTATTATAGGAAACGCTACAAAAGATTCGTTGATTACTCCTGCTCCTAATTCTGAAGCATATGGTGAAACAATATAACACAAACACCCTAGCTCTTCGCTAGGGTGTTCTCAGTTTTATCTATAATACAGTAAATTCTACAATTCTCATTTATTTTTATTAACTCCCTGTAATTGACTAAGAACCTCATTGGCAGTGCTCTCAAATCTTTTAGGGTCATCAGCAATAATTTCATTAAGTAAATCAATTACCGTTAGTTGTATATCATGATTCATTCCTACAAGCACTTTAGCATACTCACTTCTACATAAATCACTATTTAAAATTCTTATGTTTAGTAGAATTGCCCACTCTTTTGCACTCTCAACCATTTTTGGTAAAGCTTTAGGCATCTCTGTTAGATATTTTTCCATTTCAAAACTTTCAATAAAATGAACTAAACCAAACATAACTTCTTCCGCTTGTGTTTCATCCTCAAATACTATACACAACTCTTTAATAAGCTTCTCATCAGTACAATCTGCTAAGTTTTCTAATATATTATCAAACTCTTCACATTCCGATTGATTTTTTAAAAATCTACAACTATATAATCTCTTAACCTCAGATTGAGAGTCCATATAAATTTCTCCTTTTAAATGAATTGGGTAATTAAATTAATATGATCATTAGTTTTCAACTTTTCTAATCCGCCTAATCCAAGAAAAGGCACAAACCCGAAACATTCATTATATGTGGTGTTCCATACTTTTCTATTAAATCAATATATGGCTTC
This Bacillus mycoides DNA region includes the following protein-coding sequences:
- a CDS encoding Imm3 family immunity protein, with the protein product MKNWEYNELFNAIQEAYEELLDEERGYRYAIAKLADEFDNLGKIEDVIVDTAIGEIAVDHNIVFVGRIEGIIKRLSMLNPQEAEGELTVEEIKDLSRRINNVIEGLKNIKVAYKTSIE
- a CDS encoding DUF3895 domain-containing protein, with product MNQISFEDLFEEEKEKVEIAEIPVPLSPLQKDILELLNSEEISALELCEQLIRAGKISDERFTTDKPKAYGQVCLLLEGFVKEGKLIFVKSDEKRDRVYKVKDEDSNA
- a CDS encoding SunI/YnzG family protein, encoding MLGINVEKTKDELIISWQFSKIHIPLCEITEVTEDNTYAGVEEKSAIRIGTAYGTTDRILIKTVKQNYLLFTTNRVSILNKIKA
- a CDS encoding Imm30 family immunity protein → MDSQSEVKRLYSCRFLKNQSECEEFDNILENLADCTDEKLIKELCIVFEDETQAEEVMFGLVHFIESFEMEKYLTEMPKALPKMVESAKEWAILLNIRILNSDLCRSEYAKVLVGMNHDIQLTVIDLLNEIIADDPKRFESTANEVLSQLQGVNKNK